A single genomic interval of Mycobacterium sp. DL592 harbors:
- a CDS encoding ABC transporter ATP-binding protein, which yields MTGGAIRLHQLAKAFDGVPAVTGIDLDIPAGQFYSLLGASGCGKTTTLRMIAGFEKPDSGRIELDGRDVVADPPHKRPVNTVFQTYALFPFMTVAENVAFGLRYQKVSKDETRRRVGEALEMVRMNEFAKRRPTQLSGGQQQRVALARALVLAPRVLLLDEPLGALDAKLRRQLQLELRSVQREVEITFVYVTHDQDEALTMSDQIAVLAEGRVEQVGPPQQIYSAPATTYVAGFLGAANIFDADVVECGNGSAVCSALGTRLGAAVDSACTPGPAAIVIRPERITLADPGDLVPAGHNAVNGTVAQVVYHGATTQVHVNVGAPTALIVDVPNQFGPQSVGYAPGMAVSCVCTSDAVRVLTRSTATLVVDPAAELVASPVDSLSV from the coding sequence GTGACCGGCGGCGCGATCCGGCTGCACCAGCTGGCCAAGGCATTCGACGGCGTTCCCGCCGTCACCGGCATCGACCTGGACATCCCGGCCGGCCAGTTCTATTCCCTGCTCGGCGCATCCGGCTGCGGCAAGACCACCACGCTGCGGATGATCGCCGGCTTCGAGAAGCCCGACTCCGGCCGCATCGAACTCGACGGCCGTGACGTGGTCGCCGATCCCCCGCACAAGCGGCCGGTCAACACCGTGTTCCAGACCTACGCACTGTTCCCGTTCATGACGGTGGCCGAGAACGTCGCGTTCGGGCTGCGCTACCAGAAGGTGTCCAAGGACGAGACGCGCCGCCGGGTCGGCGAGGCACTCGAGATGGTCCGGATGAACGAGTTCGCCAAACGCAGGCCCACTCAGCTCTCCGGCGGCCAGCAGCAGCGTGTCGCGCTGGCCCGGGCGCTTGTGCTGGCCCCGCGGGTGCTGCTACTCGACGAGCCGCTGGGCGCGCTGGATGCCAAGCTGCGCAGGCAACTTCAGCTCGAGCTGCGCTCGGTGCAGCGCGAGGTCGAGATCACCTTCGTCTACGTCACCCATGACCAGGACGAGGCGCTGACGATGAGCGACCAGATCGCTGTGCTCGCCGAGGGCCGGGTCGAGCAGGTCGGTCCGCCACAGCAGATCTACTCCGCCCCGGCGACCACGTATGTGGCCGGATTCCTCGGTGCGGCAAACATTTTCGATGCCGACGTGGTGGAATGCGGCAACGGTTCAGCTGTCTGTTCGGCGCTTGGTACCCGTCTCGGCGCGGCCGTCGACAGCGCCTGCACGCCGGGCCCGGCCGCGATCGTCATCCGGCCCGAGCGGATCACCCTGGCCGATCCGGGCGATCTGGTGCCTGCCGGGCACAACGCCGTCAACGGCACGGTGGCCCAGGTCGTGTACCACGGCGCGACCACCCAGGTACACGTCAACGTCGGAGCACCAACAGCGTTGATCGTCGACGTGCCAAACCAGTTCGGGCCGCAGTCGGTCGGCTATGCGCCGGGCATGGCGGTCAGCTGCGTGTGCACGTCGGATGCCGTGCGGGTGCTCACCCGCAGCACGGCCACCCTGGTGGTCGACCCGGCCGCGGAGTTGGTGGCCAGTCCGGTGGATTCGCTGAGCGTGTGA
- a CDS encoding TetR/AcrR family transcriptional regulator, with amino-acid sequence MAEPAPATENNEGRRIQMLRAAAELICERGFAETRISDVAKRAGVSSALVIYYFGTRDRLLVDALRYSEESFYEAAERMLAEIPSLRERLSLLTQWTCVPGPDVAGPAAPGAHKEIPGAWGLWFDLWAQAFRHDEVKAGRVELDARWRRMIVEAVESAELGSDVDPRMFALEFSALLDGLSIQVALEDPEVDSNVAYDIAMRFAERELNLPAETKRPVAAGKRRR; translated from the coding sequence ATGGCCGAACCTGCGCCCGCCACTGAGAACAACGAGGGCCGCCGCATCCAGATGCTGCGTGCCGCAGCGGAGCTCATCTGTGAACGCGGGTTCGCCGAAACCCGGATCTCCGACGTGGCCAAGCGTGCCGGCGTGAGCTCGGCTCTGGTCATCTACTACTTCGGCACCCGCGACCGGCTGCTCGTCGACGCGCTGCGCTATTCGGAGGAGTCGTTCTACGAAGCCGCTGAACGGATGCTGGCCGAGATCCCCTCACTGCGCGAACGGCTTTCGCTGCTGACCCAGTGGACTTGCGTCCCTGGGCCTGATGTCGCCGGCCCGGCGGCTCCGGGCGCGCACAAGGAGATCCCCGGCGCCTGGGGACTGTGGTTCGACCTGTGGGCCCAGGCGTTCCGGCACGACGAAGTCAAGGCCGGCCGCGTCGAGCTCGACGCGCGCTGGCGCCGCATGATCGTCGAGGCCGTCGAGTCCGCCGAACTGGGGTCGGATGTCGACCCGCGGATGTTCGCCCTGGAATTCTCGGCTCTGCTCGACGGGCTGTCGATCCAGGTGGCCCTCGAAGACCCGGAAGTCGACTCGAACGTGGCCTACGACATCGCGATGCGCTTCGCCGAGCGTGAACTGAACCTGCCCGCCGAGACCAAGCGTCCGGTGGCAGCGGGTAAGCGCCGCCGCTGA
- a CDS encoding cupin domain-containing protein — protein sequence MTAAVLTAVLANAADAELEDWGPLDEATGHPMATHGLEVWADGDKSGGIWQCDPGPSHWTLETNEVIYVVAGRMTVTPDGGEPSEVGAGDLAVFPLGWTGTWVIHETLRKAYAIF from the coding sequence ATGACCGCTGCAGTGCTGACCGCCGTGCTCGCCAATGCCGCTGACGCCGAACTGGAAGACTGGGGCCCGCTCGACGAGGCCACCGGCCACCCGATGGCCACCCACGGCCTGGAGGTCTGGGCCGACGGCGACAAGTCGGGCGGGATCTGGCAGTGCGACCCGGGGCCGTCGCACTGGACACTGGAGACCAACGAGGTCATCTACGTGGTGGCCGGCCGGATGACCGTCACCCCCGACGGCGGTGAGCCCAGCGAGGTCGGCGCCGGTGACCTGGCGGTGTTCCCGCTCGGCTGGACCGGCACCTGGGTGATCCACGAGACGCTGCGTAAGGCCTACGCCATCTTCTGA
- a CDS encoding acetate--CoA ligase family protein, with translation MPARAMLEARSVALVGASARPGSFGERMIIEARRSSARMNLVNPRYDRIDGIPCAPSLDALDEPVDLVLLGVPDSALLGELKAAAAVGARSAVIFGSAHGAHLRQAVTDTAAEAGMAVCGGGCMGFVNNATGLRALGYLEPDPIAAGGVSLITHSGSAFSTILRSRRGFGFRLAVSSGQELVTNTADYVEYILEDPGTSLIALLLETPRAVGRLRAGLRQAAERDIPVVILPVGHSPRGRAMVAAHSGALAGDAAGWQAFCADTGAIKVSDIAEFNDTIELFEAKRRPRAGTRGIATVHDSGAERALCVDLAHDLGVTFADLTPPTLSAIGELLDEGLEATNPLDVWGTGADTRELFGGCLRAMVDDANVAVAALAIDLVTEFDGDTAYADAAIDIAAASDAPLAVLASVGSAVDPETAQRLRANGIPVLENARSGIAALGHLATWPRALVPADAAVDPHRQERWIARLGQPGWDAPTAFELLADYGIPVSRSRAAADLAGALAAADAVGYPVALKTLGAAHKSDVGGVILNVPDAAALQASYLRMAEALGPAVSVDAMAPAGVEISVGVVRDANFGPLVIVAAGGTVVELLADRAVACPPVTRESATVLLRSLRTAPLLAGWRGAASVDLDALADVVVGFSQLAIELGEHIDAVEANPVIASPGGAVAVDALVIPSPLRRD, from the coding sequence ATGCCTGCACGGGCCATGCTGGAGGCCCGGTCGGTGGCGCTGGTGGGTGCCAGCGCCCGGCCCGGCAGTTTCGGCGAGCGGATGATCATCGAGGCGCGGCGCAGTTCGGCGCGGATGAATCTGGTCAACCCGCGCTACGACCGCATCGACGGAATCCCCTGTGCCCCATCGCTGGATGCGCTCGACGAGCCGGTGGACCTGGTGCTGCTCGGCGTGCCCGACTCCGCGCTGCTCGGCGAACTCAAGGCCGCAGCGGCCGTCGGTGCGCGCTCGGCGGTTATCTTCGGCTCCGCGCACGGTGCGCACCTGCGCCAGGCAGTCACCGACACCGCCGCCGAGGCGGGGATGGCGGTGTGCGGCGGTGGCTGCATGGGCTTCGTCAACAACGCCACCGGGCTGCGGGCGCTGGGTTACCTGGAGCCCGATCCGATTGCGGCGGGCGGGGTTTCGCTGATCACCCACTCCGGGTCGGCGTTCTCGACGATCCTGCGTTCGCGCCGCGGGTTCGGGTTCCGGCTGGCGGTGTCCTCCGGCCAGGAGCTGGTGACCAATACCGCCGACTACGTCGAGTACATCCTGGAGGATCCCGGCACGTCGTTGATCGCGCTGCTGTTGGAGACACCGCGGGCGGTGGGCCGGCTGCGGGCCGGTCTGCGGCAGGCAGCCGAGCGGGACATCCCGGTGGTGATCCTGCCGGTCGGCCACTCACCGCGGGGGCGCGCCATGGTCGCCGCCCACTCCGGGGCACTGGCCGGCGACGCCGCGGGCTGGCAGGCGTTCTGCGCCGACACCGGCGCTATCAAGGTCAGCGACATCGCCGAATTCAACGACACCATCGAGCTTTTCGAGGCCAAGCGGCGTCCACGGGCGGGTACCCGCGGCATTGCGACCGTGCACGACTCGGGTGCCGAGCGGGCGCTGTGCGTCGACCTCGCCCACGATCTCGGGGTGACGTTCGCCGACCTGACACCGCCCACTCTGTCGGCCATCGGCGAGCTGCTCGACGAGGGGCTGGAGGCCACCAACCCGCTCGACGTCTGGGGCACCGGCGCCGACACCCGCGAACTGTTCGGCGGCTGCCTGCGCGCGATGGTCGACGACGCGAACGTCGCGGTCGCCGCGCTGGCCATCGATCTGGTCACCGAGTTCGACGGCGACACCGCCTACGCCGACGCCGCCATCGACATCGCCGCGGCCTCCGATGCGCCGCTGGCCGTACTGGCCTCGGTCGGCTCTGCGGTCGATCCGGAGACCGCGCAGCGCCTGCGCGCCAACGGCATACCCGTTCTGGAGAACGCCCGCAGCGGGATCGCCGCGCTGGGCCACCTCGCCACGTGGCCGCGCGCCTTGGTCCCGGCCGACGCGGCCGTCGACCCGCACCGCCAGGAGCGCTGGATCGCCCGCCTGGGGCAGCCGGGCTGGGACGCACCGACCGCGTTCGAGCTGCTGGCCGACTACGGCATCCCGGTGTCCCGGTCCCGCGCCGCCGCCGACCTGGCCGGTGCGCTGGCCGCCGCCGACGCCGTCGGCTACCCGGTGGCGCTGAAAACCCTTGGCGCCGCGCACAAGAGCGATGTCGGCGGAGTCATCCTGAACGTTCCGGATGCGGCCGCGCTGCAGGCGTCCTATCTGCGGATGGCCGAAGCGCTCGGGCCTGCGGTCAGTGTCGACGCGATGGCACCGGCCGGGGTGGAGATCTCCGTCGGTGTGGTCCGTGACGCCAACTTCGGTCCGCTGGTGATCGTCGCGGCGGGCGGCACCGTGGTCGAACTGCTGGCCGACCGGGCGGTCGCCTGCCCGCCGGTCACCCGTGAGTCGGCCACCGTTCTGCTGCGCTCACTGCGCACGGCGCCGCTGCTGGCCGGCTGGCGCGGCGCGGCATCGGTCGACCTCGACGCACTCGCGGATGTCGTGGTCGGATTCTCGCAGCTGGCAATCGAATTGGGTGAGCACATCGACGCCGTGGAGGCCAACCCGGTGATCGCCTCACCCGGCGGCGCCGTGGCCGTCGACGCGCTGGTCATCCCCTCGCCGCTCCGTCGAGACTGA
- a CDS encoding ABC transporter permease — MVQRTRNSVLWPALAMPGIAWLLLFFLAPLYVVLAIVFGQVDPIFRTPIPVWNPLDWNPSQFNYVLTHIVGENGVFGPALLRTGVYVLLASVLCLAIAFPVAYYVARLSGRWAGILLAALIAPFWISYMMRMLAWVNLLQDDGLVNKVLSLGGVFHVHTHWLTGQPAVVVLGLVYGYIPYMILPLYAGLDRLPQATLEAARDLGANRVASFWRVTLPMCRPTIVAAVLLTCLPMLGDYFTSDMLSASPKTAMVGNLINDSVQSPGQTGQAGAFVMLVLIVTVLPMFYYVRVTARADEVST; from the coding sequence GTGGTCCAGCGCACGCGCAACAGCGTGTTGTGGCCTGCGTTGGCCATGCCGGGCATCGCCTGGCTGCTGCTGTTCTTCCTGGCGCCGCTCTACGTCGTCCTGGCGATCGTCTTCGGCCAGGTAGACCCCATCTTCCGCACGCCCATACCGGTGTGGAACCCGTTGGACTGGAACCCTTCTCAGTTCAATTACGTGTTGACCCACATCGTCGGCGAGAACGGTGTGTTCGGCCCCGCACTGCTGCGCACCGGGGTGTACGTCCTGCTGGCCAGCGTGCTGTGCCTGGCGATCGCGTTCCCGGTGGCCTACTACGTGGCGCGGCTGTCCGGGCGGTGGGCGGGCATCCTGCTGGCCGCTCTGATCGCGCCGTTCTGGATCAGCTACATGATGCGAATGTTGGCCTGGGTCAACCTGCTTCAGGATGACGGCCTGGTCAACAAGGTGCTGAGCCTGGGTGGAGTGTTTCACGTCCACACGCATTGGCTGACCGGTCAACCGGCAGTGGTGGTGTTGGGCTTGGTGTACGGATACATCCCCTACATGATCCTGCCGCTGTATGCGGGCCTGGACCGTCTGCCGCAGGCGACGCTGGAGGCCGCGCGCGACCTGGGCGCCAACCGCGTCGCGTCGTTCTGGCGGGTGACGCTGCCGATGTGCAGGCCCACCATCGTGGCCGCGGTCCTGCTGACCTGCCTGCCGATGCTCGGCGACTACTTCACCTCCGACATGCTGTCGGCGTCGCCGAAGACCGCGATGGTGGGCAACCTGATCAATGACAGCGTGCAGTCGCCCGGGCAGACCGGGCAGGCCGGGGCCTTCGTCATGCTGGTGCTCATCGTGACGGTGCTGCCGATGTTCTACTACGTGCGGGTCACCGCGCGGGCCGACGAGGTGTCCACATGA
- a CDS encoding aspartate aminotransferase family protein, with product MASSIIESPVADAVDQLIADEERVFLARQPRSTEMIALAREHLAGGATSNWQIAQPQAVWMSHGAGSKVYDVDGTEYVDMHGGYGASIAGHAHPAIVEAVSRQVRRGTHFAQPTEDAIWIAGELARRFDLPLWRFANSGTEATMDAVHLARSVTGRDLIIKVEGCYHGHHDSVEVSVLPEADEVGPRDHPIGVPGNSGIPAAIRDLVVVVPFNDPAAVARALAEHPGQVAAMIVEPVMMNAGIIPPADGYLAAIRDLLHSHGALLIYDEVKTGFTTGPGGVTAISGVVPDLVCLAKALGGGISVAAIGGTAQVMSAIADGRYEQVGTFNGNPLAMAATRATLSEVLTADAYRRMDRLAARLRDALDATITEYGYGWHVVSVGAKGCVTFKSEPVREFRDFLTIDDRLGHLHWLMQHNGGVFLPPWGKVEQWLLSVQHDEADVDRFAANFARLARAVAG from the coding sequence GTGGCTTCGTCGATTATCGAGAGCCCGGTTGCAGACGCGGTCGACCAACTGATCGCCGACGAGGAGAGGGTGTTCCTGGCGCGCCAGCCGCGCAGCACCGAAATGATCGCTCTCGCACGCGAACACCTCGCCGGCGGCGCCACGTCCAACTGGCAGATCGCCCAGCCGCAGGCAGTCTGGATGAGCCACGGCGCGGGGTCCAAGGTCTACGACGTCGACGGCACCGAGTACGTCGACATGCACGGCGGCTACGGGGCGTCCATCGCCGGCCACGCGCATCCGGCCATCGTCGAGGCGGTCAGCAGGCAGGTCCGTCGCGGCACCCACTTCGCCCAGCCCACCGAAGACGCCATCTGGATCGCCGGCGAGCTGGCCCGCCGCTTCGACCTGCCGCTGTGGCGCTTCGCGAACTCCGGCACCGAGGCCACCATGGACGCCGTCCACCTGGCCCGGTCGGTCACCGGCCGCGACCTGATCATCAAGGTCGAGGGCTGCTATCACGGCCACCACGACTCGGTGGAGGTCTCGGTGCTGCCCGAGGCCGACGAGGTCGGGCCGCGCGACCACCCGATCGGGGTCCCGGGTAACAGCGGTATCCCGGCCGCCATTCGCGACCTGGTGGTCGTCGTGCCGTTCAACGACCCCGCGGCAGTGGCCCGCGCGCTCGCCGAACATCCCGGCCAGGTCGCCGCGATGATCGTGGAGCCGGTGATGATGAACGCCGGCATCATTCCGCCCGCCGACGGGTATCTGGCCGCGATCCGCGATCTGCTGCACAGCCACGGCGCACTGCTGATCTACGACGAGGTCAAGACCGGCTTCACCACCGGCCCGGGCGGCGTCACCGCCATCTCCGGTGTGGTACCCGATTTGGTCTGTCTGGCAAAGGCTTTGGGCGGCGGCATCTCGGTGGCCGCGATCGGCGGCACCGCGCAGGTGATGTCGGCGATCGCCGACGGACGCTACGAGCAGGTCGGCACGTTCAACGGCAACCCGCTGGCGATGGCCGCCACCAGAGCCACCCTGTCCGAGGTGCTGACCGCTGACGCCTACCGGCGGATGGATCGCCTGGCGGCGCGGTTGCGCGACGCTTTGGACGCGACGATCACCGAATACGGTTACGGTTGGCACGTGGTCAGCGTCGGGGCCAAGGGCTGTGTGACGTTCAAGAGTGAACCGGTGCGCGAGTTCCGGGACTTCCTCACGATCGACGACCGCCTGGGCCATCTGCACTGGCTCATGCAACACAACGGCGGTGTGTTCCTGCCGCCCTGGGGCAAGGTGGAGCAATGGTTGCTGTCCGTCCAGCACGACGAGGCCGATGTCGACCGCTTCGCCGCGAACTTCGCCCGGCTGGCCAGGGCGGTGGCGGGCTGA
- a CDS encoding NAD(P)/FAD-dependent oxidoreductase: MSNSYDAIVIGGGHNGLVSAAYLARSGAKTVVLEARSSLGGAATTEAPWEDAPHLRVTRLSYVMSLMPPTIVNDLSLERHGYKVHPMGPYYQAFPEGGSLTIYEDDPARTYEQIAKWSKKDADAWPKWNAWLEGIADVMGPLLTQVPPSIGSRRPSDLLELAKLAWSQRGLTVRKTGDITRLLTMSISDLLDDWFESPQIKGALAVNGVIGTWAGPCEPGTAYVMAHHSIGDVGDGQLGSWGYPEGGMGAVSEAIARSARSFGAEIRTNARISKMLVRNGRIEGVALENGEELRAPLVVTTLHPRTAFLDQTPRSELPSDFVSDIEHWKTRSGVVKINLALAELPNFTADPSSGLAEHHTGSVEMAPTIDYIEAAFQDARAGRPALAPFSDGVIPTTLDKTLNPDGTHIMSLFTQWVPAEWANEPHTEELEAYTDRLIDLYDQVAPGFKGSIMYRDIVGPHEMEVEYGLIGGNIFHGELSLEQLFHMRPSPGFADYRTPIAGLYNGSSATHAGGGVCGIPGWQAVRAALADKKKAERRFPRVGRAS, translated from the coding sequence ATGTCGAACTCCTACGACGCCATCGTCATCGGCGGCGGACACAACGGGCTGGTTTCGGCCGCCTACCTCGCACGGTCAGGCGCCAAGACCGTCGTCCTGGAGGCCCGCAGCTCCCTCGGCGGCGCGGCGACCACGGAGGCACCGTGGGAGGACGCGCCGCACCTGCGGGTGACCCGGCTGTCCTACGTCATGAGCCTGATGCCGCCCACGATCGTCAATGACCTGTCCCTGGAGCGGCACGGCTACAAGGTGCATCCGATGGGCCCCTACTACCAGGCGTTTCCCGAGGGCGGCTCGCTGACCATCTACGAGGACGACCCGGCGCGCACCTACGAGCAGATAGCCAAGTGGTCCAAAAAGGACGCCGACGCGTGGCCGAAGTGGAACGCCTGGCTCGAGGGCATCGCCGACGTGATGGGCCCACTGCTCACCCAGGTGCCACCGAGCATCGGATCCCGCCGCCCGTCGGATCTGCTGGAGCTGGCCAAGCTGGCCTGGAGTCAGCGCGGCCTGACCGTCCGCAAGACCGGCGACATCACCCGGCTGCTCACCATGAGCATCTCCGATCTGCTCGACGACTGGTTCGAATCACCCCAAATCAAAGGCGCGCTGGCCGTCAACGGCGTGATCGGAACCTGGGCCGGTCCCTGCGAGCCGGGCACCGCATACGTCATGGCGCACCACTCGATCGGTGACGTCGGCGACGGGCAGCTGGGCAGCTGGGGCTATCCCGAGGGCGGCATGGGCGCGGTGTCGGAGGCCATCGCCCGCTCCGCGCGCAGCTTCGGCGCGGAGATCCGCACCAATGCCCGGATCTCGAAGATGCTGGTGCGCAACGGCCGCATCGAGGGTGTGGCGCTGGAGAACGGCGAGGAACTGCGGGCCCCGCTGGTGGTGACGACGCTGCACCCGCGCACCGCGTTCCTGGACCAGACCCCGCGCAGCGAGCTGCCCTCGGACTTCGTCTCCGACATCGAGCACTGGAAGACCCGCAGCGGCGTGGTGAAGATCAACCTCGCGCTGGCCGAGCTGCCGAACTTCACCGCCGACCCGAGCAGTGGTCTCGCCGAGCATCACACCGGCTCGGTAGAGATGGCCCCGACCATCGACTACATCGAGGCCGCCTTCCAGGACGCCCGCGCGGGCCGCCCGGCGCTGGCACCGTTCAGCGACGGCGTCATCCCGACCACGCTGGACAAGACCCTGAATCCCGATGGCACACATATCATGTCGCTGTTCACCCAGTGGGTACCCGCCGAGTGGGCCAACGAGCCGCACACCGAGGAACTCGAGGCCTACACCGACCGGCTCATCGACCTCTACGACCAGGTGGCCCCCGGCTTCAAGGGCTCGATCATGTACCGCGACATCGTCGGCCCGCACGAGATGGAGGTCGAGTACGGGTTGATCGGCGGCAACATCTTCCACGGCGAGCTGTCGCTGGAGCAGCTGTTCCACATGCGTCCCTCCCCCGGCTTCGCCGACTACCGCACCCCGATCGCCGGGCTTTACAACGGCAGTTCGGCCACCCACGCCGGCGGTGGTGTCTGCGGCATTCCGGGCTGGCAGGCGGTCCGTGCGGCGCTGGCCGACAAGAAGAAGGCCGAGCGGCGGTTCCCGAGGGTGGGTAGGGCCTCCTGA
- a CDS encoding spermidine/putrescine ABC transporter substrate-binding protein has protein sequence MPVPNRPGPNRRQFLTRAALLAAGTPALVAFLDACSKGAQTSSAPSLTIASPSSPVKWDIADDNKPIADGLSPEKGATLQLYSYADYIAPDAIKSFEEKYATKIQVSTFNDTDEAITKIRGGNVDYDIYFPSYDQISRLVKGNLVRSLNHSYIPNIKNVWPFFSNPWYDQEWRYTVPYTVYTTGIGWRNDQVPADIGALKNPYEALWDPAYKNKTAVIDDWHTAMAMVLLKLGITDINTSSADDLKKLGDELTALVKATSPKVTVTMYSDLPAGQIGLSQMWSGDIINAINYLPQDVKPDILRYWFPADGKGMVDNDLIVLLRGGKNPVLAHLFLNHMLETEVAKQNFQQIGYQPPQVSLNPDSLVADGLVPENLKSAIVRPEYFDVGYRLLELDPANDAAWHNVWRSFKAGGS, from the coding sequence ATGCCTGTCCCCAATCGACCCGGTCCGAACCGCCGCCAGTTCCTGACCCGGGCTGCGCTGCTGGCCGCCGGAACTCCAGCGCTGGTGGCATTCCTCGATGCGTGTTCCAAAGGCGCACAAACCAGTTCGGCACCCAGCCTGACCATCGCCTCACCCAGCAGTCCGGTCAAGTGGGACATCGCCGACGACAACAAACCCATCGCAGACGGACTCTCGCCGGAGAAGGGCGCGACGCTGCAGCTCTACAGCTACGCCGACTACATCGCTCCGGATGCGATCAAGTCCTTCGAGGAGAAGTACGCGACGAAGATCCAGGTGTCGACCTTTAACGACACCGACGAGGCGATCACCAAGATCCGCGGCGGCAACGTCGACTACGACATCTACTTCCCGAGCTACGACCAGATCAGCCGGCTGGTCAAGGGCAACCTCGTGCGCTCGCTGAACCACAGCTACATCCCGAACATCAAGAATGTCTGGCCGTTCTTCTCCAACCCCTGGTACGACCAGGAATGGCGTTACACGGTGCCCTACACCGTCTACACCACCGGCATCGGCTGGCGTAACGACCAGGTGCCCGCCGACATCGGCGCGCTGAAGAATCCCTATGAGGCACTGTGGGATCCGGCCTACAAGAACAAGACCGCCGTCATCGACGACTGGCACACCGCCATGGCCATGGTGCTGTTGAAGCTGGGCATCACCGACATCAACACCTCCTCGGCCGACGATCTGAAGAAACTCGGCGATGAGCTGACAGCGCTGGTGAAGGCGACGTCGCCGAAGGTGACCGTGACGATGTACAGCGACCTGCCCGCCGGGCAGATCGGACTGTCGCAGATGTGGTCGGGCGACATCATCAACGCGATCAACTACCTGCCCCAGGACGTCAAGCCCGACATCTTGCGGTACTGGTTCCCCGCCGACGGCAAGGGCATGGTCGACAACGACCTGATCGTGCTGCTGCGCGGCGGTAAGAACCCGGTGCTGGCCCACCTGTTCCTCAACCACATGCTCGAGACCGAGGTCGCCAAGCAGAACTTCCAGCAGATCGGCTACCAGCCCCCGCAGGTCTCGCTGAACCCGGATTCGCTTGTGGCCGACGGCCTGGTGCCGGAGAACCTCAAGAGCGCGATCGTTCGCCCGGAGTACTTCGACGTCGGCTATCGGTTGCTCGAACTCGATCCCGCCAACGATGCTGCCTGGCACAATGTCTGGCGTAGCTTCAAAGCCGGAGGATCCTGA
- a CDS encoding FAD-binding oxidoreductase, producing the protein MTSSQSADVVVIGGGTVGAWTAVQLAERGAGHVVLLEMQTLGDGASSRASGMVRAQGGTETAIKLGLRSQEFYAASGDRFPLDCGFVRQGYLMPCFTESEVTQAHDRIALQHQLGLDVEWLSPSDIDARDTGMAPGVTLGGSYAPGDGYINAPRNVLAYTAALTAHQVDVRERTTFTGLRVSGGRVVGVDTSAGPIDTPRVVLTGGPHLGEVGVRAGGRIPAGGTRHQVVVTEPLRQANIDELPMVFDVSEGIYWRPGEFGGVLWGMSNPEEPAGVALEFDWAYYEKAKARIEELFPPVRGLGLRRTWAATIDYTNDHLPIVGPLLTDDGPVDGTVVASPAGHGMMWGPAVAEVATDLTLSGECTWLDLADFGLDRFDADGNSRVAPEPISLPFPEHA; encoded by the coding sequence ATGACCAGCAGTCAGAGTGCGGACGTCGTGGTGATCGGTGGCGGCACCGTCGGGGCGTGGACGGCGGTCCAGCTCGCCGAACGCGGGGCCGGCCACGTCGTGCTCCTGGAGATGCAGACCCTCGGTGACGGCGCGAGCAGCCGCGCCTCCGGCATGGTGCGGGCGCAGGGCGGTACCGAAACTGCCATCAAGCTGGGGCTGCGCAGCCAGGAGTTCTATGCCGCCAGCGGTGACCGCTTCCCGCTGGACTGCGGATTCGTCCGCCAGGGCTACTTGATGCCGTGCTTCACCGAATCCGAGGTCACCCAGGCCCACGACCGGATCGCCCTGCAGCACCAGCTGGGCCTTGATGTCGAGTGGCTCTCGCCGTCGGACATCGACGCCCGCGACACCGGAATGGCGCCCGGGGTCACCCTGGGCGGCTCGTATGCCCCCGGCGACGGCTACATCAACGCACCGCGCAACGTGCTGGCCTACACCGCGGCGCTGACCGCCCACCAGGTCGACGTCCGGGAACGGACCACCTTCACCGGGCTGCGGGTGTCCGGCGGCCGGGTGGTCGGCGTGGACACCTCGGCCGGGCCGATCGACACCCCGCGCGTGGTCCTGACCGGCGGCCCGCACCTCGGCGAGGTCGGTGTACGCGCGGGCGGGCGCATTCCGGCCGGCGGCACCCGTCACCAGGTGGTCGTCACCGAACCGCTGCGCCAGGCCAACATCGACGAACTGCCGATGGTCTTCGACGTCAGTGAAGGAATCTATTGGCGGCCAGGAGAATTCGGCGGCGTGCTGTGGGGGATGAGCAACCCCGAGGAGCCGGCCGGGGTGGCCCTGGAGTTCGACTGGGCCTACTACGAGAAGGCCAAGGCCCGCATCGAGGAACTGTTCCCGCCGGTGCGCGGGCTCGGTCTGCGCCGCACCTGGGCGGCCACGATCGACTACACCAATGACCATCTGCCGATCGTCGGGCCGCTGTTGACCGACGACGGCCCGGTAGACGGAACCGTGGTGGCCAGCCCGGCCGGCCACGGCATGATGTGGGGCCCGGCGGTGGCCGAGGTGGCCACCGACCTGACCCTGTCCGGCGAATGCACGTGGCTCGACCTCGCCGATTTCGGACTGGACCGCTTCGACGCCGACGGCAACAGCCGCGTGGCGCCCGAACCGATCTCCCTGCCGTTCCCCGAACACGCCTGA